In one window of Zhongshania aliphaticivorans DNA:
- a CDS encoding YhdP family protein, translated as MLVRASRKLYALLWGAALVLLVVLALYASLGRQYIGLVDRYQQDIFHYIEGLTGVSMQASSVRGSWSGLSPVIEISDFNLGSEAAVHLDNARIEIDVLASILTGTPKVRQIQAGSLRIELEQTSEGQWQIPGIVTTDTRGGSPDMLIDLVLGVRRAALDLFVVKLGYSNGDVKHISSRDFSLRSDDKFRRIYAQLNTDSDGDIQMLLEAYGDPRNLEKFSGNAYMVIDGSRLSAIAPIFQQSAPLFDSEVSGELWMSWRRGQRVSMSGVLNAPELAVGVLWGADDALLRDVNMRFAGSHRDGFWRISFTEFDAKWRDRGIDLSGISVRHPEDTLWRFTLPQLEVGATNALLTESDILPEYSQGVLSDLAPEGLLKHIQFDLYTSGSRVESFALRAEAADLSVKPWQGAPGAQGLTGYLEIGPQQGLLMVDSQALSLSFPHLYDDAFKLEDVKAELRWDYDDQRLRLHSGLIKAINNDKRLSALLRLDLPLHKEVEPGPTMTLMVGAKGIDASQYNTYTPNILSDSLQEWLASSIQGGTVNTAGFIFHGSLLAKSEYSPSIQLALDLSDVELRFLQDWPAIKAQQAQLVIDNAEITAASRSATLNDMALNPLSVHVTPSAEGYSVLDVAAAATPNFKQIKSLLLDTPLHSYIGNTFDSWTGEGNANVDVGIHLPLANGYEPNIRVDSDIDFSVLGLPDYRLTLSAAKGHLHYETEEGLSSSNLNATVFEKPLTAMISQVGKQIDVDVATTVTASDIGQWLNTPVLQFFKGSTGIKMRVQAGGEKSGLTISSDLKGVEIALPQPFYKSPSLSQQLAIWLPFDGDGILGLALEDQLNLQLGLNDSGVYGANLYLGSSEENTAMLRPLIGQFNVAGSIEFASFSQWQNIADQYLSSLQPSGGASMVLAVNGLDIDEVYIFDHLLENVRLAVSENYDFWQVRVASQQLSGELAFPRNSSSTVATVILEKLALPSFDDQSTSSSADLDPMRLMDVNVDIDQLSVGGEAWGRVGFDLRIDERGAHFNALRGQLRGIDLAREAGASSLHWLKDEAGNQTSWLQGLFGVGDLGPVLEGFGYSKVMETKRGNYNVDIHWPGAPTQWKLLQSEGEFSFSFENGRFLKSSDAASGALRVFSIFNMANIVRRLKFDFRDVFSKGIYFDSMRGSLSLSEGIVELKEPLDIKGPSSGFQMTGTIDLNTDIPDLRLVATLPVGSNLPWVAALVGGLPAAAGAYVVTKVFEEQVNSFSSAVYDISGTVQQPELTFKNIFDVGSGDVSKAKEKTKDKSSEVPK; from the coding sequence ATGCTCGTGCGAGCAAGTCGCAAGTTATACGCTTTACTTTGGGGGGCAGCCTTGGTGCTCCTTGTCGTGTTGGCGCTTTATGCGAGCTTAGGGCGTCAATATATTGGCTTAGTAGACCGTTATCAGCAGGATATTTTTCACTATATTGAAGGCTTAACTGGGGTCAGTATGCAGGCCTCAAGTGTGCGAGGTAGCTGGTCTGGCCTCTCTCCAGTAATTGAAATCAGTGATTTTAATCTTGGCAGCGAAGCTGCTGTTCACCTTGATAATGCACGTATAGAAATCGATGTCTTAGCGTCAATTCTGACGGGTACACCTAAGGTTCGCCAAATCCAAGCGGGCAGTTTACGCATAGAGCTTGAACAAACTTCTGAAGGGCAATGGCAGATACCAGGCATAGTAACCACTGACACTCGTGGTGGTAGCCCCGATATGCTTATAGATTTGGTGCTGGGAGTCCGCCGGGCCGCTCTAGACTTGTTTGTTGTTAAGCTGGGCTATTCAAACGGCGATGTGAAGCATATTAGTAGCCGTGATTTCTCACTACGCAGCGACGATAAATTCCGGCGGATTTATGCGCAGCTAAATACTGATAGCGACGGTGATATTCAGATGTTGCTTGAAGCTTATGGCGATCCTCGCAACCTTGAAAAATTTAGCGGCAATGCATATATGGTGATAGATGGCAGTCGCTTATCGGCAATAGCCCCTATTTTTCAACAAAGCGCGCCATTATTTGATAGTGAGGTCAGTGGCGAACTCTGGATGAGTTGGCGACGTGGGCAGCGGGTGAGTATGAGCGGTGTCTTAAATGCACCTGAGTTAGCTGTTGGCGTACTGTGGGGGGCTGATGATGCTCTACTAAGAGACGTTAATATGCGTTTTGCAGGCAGTCATCGTGATGGTTTCTGGCGTATTAGCTTTACTGAGTTTGACGCCAAGTGGCGAGATCGCGGCATTGATCTATCAGGTATATCAGTTCGCCACCCAGAAGACACATTATGGCGTTTTACTTTGCCGCAGCTCGAAGTGGGGGCAACAAATGCACTGCTGACAGAAAGCGATATTTTGCCGGAATATTCACAAGGTGTATTGAGTGACTTGGCACCGGAAGGTTTGCTCAAACACATACAGTTTGACTTATATACCAGTGGTTCTCGTGTTGAAAGCTTCGCACTTAGAGCAGAGGCAGCAGATTTAAGTGTTAAGCCGTGGCAGGGTGCGCCGGGCGCCCAAGGTTTGACAGGCTATCTCGAGATTGGCCCTCAGCAAGGTTTGCTGATGGTTGATTCCCAGGCGCTTTCACTTTCTTTTCCACACTTATATGACGATGCTTTTAAGCTAGAGGATGTAAAGGCTGAATTACGTTGGGATTATGATGACCAGCGTTTACGTTTGCATAGCGGTCTGATTAAGGCAATAAATAATGACAAGCGATTATCTGCGCTACTTCGTTTAGACCTACCGCTTCATAAAGAGGTTGAGCCGGGCCCGACAATGACGCTAATGGTTGGGGCAAAAGGTATTGATGCTAGCCAATATAATACTTACACCCCCAATATTTTAAGTGATAGCCTACAAGAATGGCTCGCCTCTAGTATTCAAGGTGGTACGGTTAACACTGCGGGATTTATTTTTCACGGTTCGCTGTTGGCGAAGTCTGAGTACTCTCCGTCGATACAGTTAGCGTTAGACCTGTCAGATGTTGAGCTGCGCTTTCTTCAGGACTGGCCTGCAATAAAAGCGCAGCAGGCGCAGCTTGTCATTGATAATGCAGAAATAACAGCCGCATCTCGTTCAGCGACGTTAAATGATATGGCCTTAAATCCGTTATCTGTACATGTTACGCCATCTGCTGAGGGTTATTCGGTTCTTGATGTTGCCGCAGCGGCCACACCCAACTTTAAGCAAATCAAAAGCTTGTTGCTCGATACCCCTTTACATTCTTATATCGGTAATACTTTTGATTCGTGGACAGGGGAGGGGAATGCAAATGTCGACGTAGGGATTCATTTGCCGTTGGCAAATGGCTATGAGCCTAATATTCGGGTTGATTCCGATATTGATTTTTCGGTTTTGGGTCTACCAGATTATCGTTTAACGCTAAGCGCTGCCAAAGGGCATTTGCATTATGAAACTGAAGAGGGTCTTAGTAGTTCTAATTTGAATGCGACAGTCTTTGAGAAACCATTGACGGCAATGATTAGTCAGGTTGGAAAACAAATTGATGTGGATGTTGCCACAACGGTTACTGCTTCAGATATTGGTCAGTGGTTAAATACACCGGTCTTGCAGTTTTTTAAGGGCAGTACTGGTATTAAAATGCGAGTACAGGCAGGTGGTGAAAAGTCTGGTCTCACTATTTCATCAGACTTAAAGGGCGTAGAAATAGCTCTACCGCAGCCTTTTTATAAGTCTCCTAGTTTGTCTCAGCAACTCGCAATTTGGCTGCCGTTTGACGGTGACGGTATCTTAGGGCTTGCGCTTGAAGATCAGCTAAATCTCCAGCTAGGATTAAATGATAGCGGGGTATATGGCGCCAATCTATATCTGGGCAGTAGTGAAGAAAATACTGCGATGCTACGTCCCCTGATTGGTCAATTTAATGTTGCGGGCAGTATTGAGTTTGCGAGTTTTAGTCAGTGGCAGAATATTGCAGATCAGTACTTGTCGTCATTGCAACCTAGTGGCGGTGCGTCGATGGTGCTCGCTGTTAATGGTTTGGATATTGATGAAGTTTATATTTTTGATCACCTTTTAGAAAATGTTCGACTGGCGGTGTCCGAAAATTATGATTTCTGGCAAGTTCGGGTGGCCAGTCAACAATTATCAGGTGAGTTAGCGTTTCCTCGTAATAGCTCATCTACAGTTGCTACGGTAATTCTGGAAAAATTAGCCTTACCGTCATTTGATGATCAATCTACTTCGTCGAGCGCTGATCTTGATCCTATGCGCTTGATGGATGTCAATGTCGATATTGATCAGCTGTCGGTGGGAGGAGAGGCGTGGGGGCGAGTCGGTTTTGATTTGCGAATAGATGAGCGCGGTGCGCACTTTAATGCTCTTCGTGGCCAGCTTAGAGGCATAGATTTAGCTCGTGAGGCAGGAGCTAGTAGCCTACATTGGCTTAAAGACGAAGCCGGAAACCAGACTTCGTGGCTACAGGGCTTATTTGGTGTGGGGGATCTTGGCCCGGTATTGGAAGGTTTTGGTTATTCGAAAGTTATGGAAACTAAGCGTGGCAATTACAATGTGGATATACATTGGCCTGGTGCACCGACACAGTGGAAATTGTTACAGAGTGAGGGTGAGTTCAGTTTTAGTTTTGAAAATGGTCGTTTTTTAAAAAGTTCAGATGCAGCTAGCGGTGCCTTGCGGGTGTTCAGTATTTTTAATATGGCAAATATAGTTCGCCGTTTAAAATTTGATTTTCGTGATGTGTTCAGTAAAGGTATTTATTTTGATTCCATGCGTGGCAGCCTCAGTTTGAGCGAAGGCATAGTGGAGTTGAAAGAACCTTTAGATATCAAAGGCCCGTCCAGTGGTTTTCAGATGACAGGTACCATCGATTTAAATACCGATATCCCTGATCTTCGCTTGGTTGCAACATTACCTGTTGGTAGTAACCTTCCTTGGGTTGCGGCGTTGGTGGGTGGTTTGCCAGCAGCGGCAGGAGCCTATGTAGTGACGAAAGTTTTTGAAGAGCAAGTTAATAGCTTTTCCAGTGCTGTTTACGATATATCTGGTACTGTGCAGCAACCGGAGCTGACATTTAAAAATATCTTTGACGTTGGTTCTGGTGATGTCAGTAAGGCGAAAGAGAAGACGAAAGATAAGTCGAGTGAGGTACCGAAATAA
- a CDS encoding carbon-nitrogen hydrolase family protein, translated as MPEPWLPIGVAALQMVSGQKLDDNLQSAQALVATAAKKGAKLAVLPENFALFGSKKIFTLATDEARDGAIQHFLSNLASDYGITLVGGSIPLPSPDGRVFACSFVYGADGSCLGCYRKIHLFDADVGDAQGSYRESDSYAPGENILVVDSAVGRIGVGICYDLRFPEMFRRMLDQQAEIIVLPSAFTRSTGWAHWLPLLRARAIENQCLVVAANQGGIHDAKRQTSGGSVVIDSWGSVLAEAGLGEACVIAKYDREEQRALRQRMPVSQHRRL; from the coding sequence ATGCCTGAGCCATGGTTACCTATCGGTGTTGCGGCATTGCAAATGGTGTCTGGTCAAAAGCTAGACGATAATTTGCAAAGTGCACAAGCACTGGTGGCAACTGCGGCTAAAAAGGGAGCAAAGCTGGCCGTATTGCCGGAAAATTTTGCTTTGTTTGGAAGCAAAAAAATATTTACTTTGGCGACAGACGAGGCGAGAGATGGTGCCATTCAGCATTTTTTATCGAACTTAGCGTCTGACTACGGTATCACCTTGGTTGGTGGGTCTATCCCATTGCCATCACCAGATGGTCGAGTGTTTGCGTGCTCATTTGTTTATGGCGCCGACGGTAGTTGTTTGGGATGTTATCGGAAAATTCACTTATTTGACGCGGATGTCGGTGATGCTCAGGGTTCTTATCGTGAGTCGGACAGTTATGCGCCAGGTGAAAATATTCTGGTGGTTGATTCTGCCGTGGGGCGCATAGGGGTGGGTATTTGCTACGATCTGCGTTTTCCGGAAATGTTTCGCCGCATGCTGGATCAACAGGCTGAAATTATTGTTTTACCGTCGGCGTTTACCCGAAGTACAGGGTGGGCGCATTGGCTGCCATTGCTGCGGGCGCGCGCCATAGAAAACCAATGCTTGGTTGTTGCGGCCAATCAGGGTGGGATTCACGACGCAAAGCGACAAACCTCTGGTGGTTCAGTGGTGATTGATAGCTGGGGAAGCGTGCTGGCCGAGGCGGGTTTAGGTGAAGCCTGCGTGATAGCCAAATATGATCGAGAAGAGCAGCGGGCTTTGCGGCAGAGGATGCCGGTTTCACAGCATCGCCGCTTGTAA
- the yjgA gene encoding ribosome biogenesis factor YjgA, which yields MTESEFERPSKTALKKEMQAMQDLGEQLVKLSNNELAKIPIHDEHLSEAISTARRLTSREGLRRQLQYIGKLMRGIDLSEIEAGLAKRDEGQRELARAFHRLEELRDTVVEEGLPGIEKVIAQFPSADRQRLRTLILQSAKDAKANKPPAAKRKLFQYLRELQENQSTA from the coding sequence GTGACCGAATCTGAATTCGAACGCCCCAGTAAAACCGCACTTAAAAAAGAAATGCAGGCAATGCAAGACTTGGGCGAACAACTGGTAAAACTCAGTAACAATGAATTAGCCAAAATCCCCATTCACGACGAGCACCTCAGCGAGGCCATTTCAACGGCTAGACGTCTGACTAGTCGCGAGGGTTTACGTCGACAATTACAATATATTGGTAAACTAATGCGCGGGATTGACCTCAGTGAAATTGAGGCCGGACTCGCAAAGCGCGACGAAGGGCAGCGCGAACTCGCACGAGCATTCCACCGCTTAGAAGAGCTTAGAGATACTGTGGTTGAAGAAGGTTTACCGGGTATAGAAAAAGTGATTGCGCAATTTCCAAGCGCCGATCGCCAACGCCTGCGAACACTTATCTTGCAATCAGCTAAAGATGCGAAAGCAAACAAGCCTCCGGCTGCAAAACGTAAATTATTTCAATATTTAAGAGAGCTACAGGAAAACCAATCGACGGCGTAA
- the mgtE gene encoding magnesium transporter produces the protein MAQTAEKLQTESQLKTLNDALGSGGFLQIRRMLNGLPPADAAHLIESTPHTIRSVLWQLIDIENEGDILQHLNDEVQSQFLRQMDAEEVATITEGLEADDIADILQQLPDRVIREVLNSMDHQDRVRVEHVLSYDEDSAGGLMNTDTITVRPNITLDVALRYLRRHEQLPEMTDSLLVVNRNDQYIGVLSLRKLLVSDPSVTVREIMDTEVEPIPAKMPSKEVATLFARHDWVSAPVVDDNSLLLGRITIDDVVDVIREESDHSLMSMAGLDEDEDTFAAVLTTAPRRAVWLGINLLTAFIASAVINLFEGTIEKVVALAVLMPIVASMGGVAGTQTLTVVIRGMALGHISRDNSRWLINREMAVGAINGVIWAIIIAAATTLWFDDALMGGIIGAAIIINLLTAALAGAVLPLIMKSLNIDPALAGGVVLTTVTDVIGFLSFLGLASYFYG, from the coding sequence ATGGCCCAGACTGCTGAAAAGCTACAAACCGAGAGCCAACTCAAAACCCTGAATGACGCGCTGGGTTCCGGTGGCTTTTTACAAATCCGTCGCATGTTAAATGGCTTGCCTCCCGCGGATGCCGCCCATTTAATAGAATCCACTCCGCACACAATTCGTAGTGTGTTGTGGCAGCTCATCGATATTGAGAACGAGGGGGATATCCTCCAACATCTCAACGATGAGGTTCAGAGTCAATTCCTGCGCCAGATGGATGCCGAAGAAGTCGCCACCATCACCGAAGGCCTTGAAGCCGATGATATTGCGGACATTCTGCAGCAATTACCCGACCGTGTAATTCGCGAAGTCCTCAACTCGATGGATCATCAAGATCGAGTTCGCGTCGAGCACGTATTATCCTACGATGAAGATAGTGCCGGTGGTTTGATGAACACCGACACGATCACAGTCCGACCTAACATTACGCTTGATGTCGCCCTTCGCTATCTACGTCGTCACGAACAGCTCCCAGAGATGACCGACAGCCTCTTGGTCGTCAATCGCAACGACCAATACATCGGCGTTTTATCGTTACGCAAATTATTAGTGTCCGACCCCAGCGTGACCGTTCGAGAAATTATGGATACCGAAGTCGAACCTATCCCCGCAAAAATGCCTTCCAAAGAGGTGGCCACCCTCTTTGCTCGGCACGATTGGGTCTCTGCGCCGGTAGTCGATGACAATAGTCTGCTGCTCGGTCGAATAACCATCGATGACGTGGTCGATGTTATCCGCGAGGAATCTGACCACTCCTTGATGAGCATGGCCGGCTTAGATGAAGATGAAGATACCTTTGCCGCGGTTTTAACAACAGCCCCGCGGCGAGCCGTTTGGCTAGGAATAAATCTACTTACTGCCTTTATCGCGTCTGCCGTCATTAACCTTTTTGAAGGCACAATTGAAAAAGTCGTCGCCCTCGCAGTTTTAATGCCCATAGTAGCAAGCATGGGCGGCGTTGCCGGCACCCAAACCCTCACCGTGGTAATTCGTGGTATGGCATTAGGTCATATTAGTCGAGACAATAGCCGCTGGTTAATCAACCGTGAAATGGCTGTTGGCGCCATTAATGGCGTAATATGGGCTATCATTATCGCCGCGGCGACAACACTGTGGTTTGATGATGCATTAATGGGAGGAATCATCGGTGCCGCCATCATTATCAACCTACTCACAGCAGCACTTGCAGGCGCCGTTTTACCCTTGATAATGAAATCTCTGAATATTGACCCTGCCTTGGCGGGTGGCGTAGTACTTACCACCGTCACCGATGTGATTGGTTTTCTATCATTTCTTGGCCTTGCCAGTTATTTTTACGGCTAA
- a CDS encoding HPr family phosphocarrier protein, producing MVESQIIIINKLGLHARAAAKLVSTAGDFTATVQISVGDRSVDGKSIMAVMMLAASKGTEITVRCDGDDEQAALSAVLDIISQRFGEAE from the coding sequence ATGGTTGAATCCCAAATAATAATTATTAACAAACTTGGCCTGCATGCCCGCGCAGCGGCAAAACTCGTTTCCACAGCAGGAGACTTTACTGCCACCGTGCAAATCAGTGTTGGTGACAGATCTGTCGACGGCAAAAGCATCATGGCGGTGATGATGTTAGCCGCAAGCAAAGGCACAGAAATCACTGTTCGCTGTGACGGTGACGATGAACAAGCCGCCCTGTCAGCAGTTTTAGATATTATTTCTCAACGTTTTGGGGAAGCTGAATAA
- the rapZ gene encoding RNase adapter RapZ produces the protein MELIILSGRSGSGKSTALHQLEDEGYYAIDNLPISLLPELVKELSHSSLKVHQQVAVCIDARNSRAELARFQALCDKVKKHATLRIVFLDAGDDKLIKRFSETRRRHPLTTDSLPLADAIKLETALLEPIVIEASLAIDTSDMTVHELRAAIRDRILGADASKLAVQLKSFGFKRGLPIDADLVYDLRMLPNPHWHEGLRVLTGQDSEVQEYLSKQEDVRLMYNDILQYLQHWLPKIETSNRSYFTIAIGCTGGQHRSVYMTETLAKALRNSYPDLQVRHRELQR, from the coding sequence ATGGAACTCATCATTCTCAGTGGACGATCAGGGTCGGGGAAAAGTACCGCGCTTCACCAACTAGAAGATGAAGGTTATTATGCCATTGATAATCTCCCTATATCACTACTACCCGAACTAGTTAAAGAGCTATCACACAGCTCACTTAAAGTTCATCAACAGGTTGCTGTGTGTATAGACGCTCGTAATTCGCGCGCAGAACTCGCCAGATTTCAAGCATTGTGCGACAAAGTAAAAAAGCACGCTACTCTGCGTATCGTTTTTTTAGATGCGGGTGATGACAAGCTAATAAAACGCTTTAGCGAAACCCGTAGACGCCATCCGCTAACCACTGACTCTCTGCCTTTGGCGGATGCAATCAAGCTCGAAACCGCGCTACTAGAGCCCATCGTCATTGAAGCATCACTCGCCATTGACACCAGCGATATGACGGTACATGAGCTCAGAGCTGCAATTCGCGACCGCATCCTTGGTGCCGATGCCAGCAAGCTAGCTGTACAATTAAAATCATTTGGCTTTAAACGAGGCCTACCCATAGATGCAGACTTAGTTTACGACCTCCGCATGCTACCCAACCCTCACTGGCACGAAGGGCTTCGGGTATTGACCGGCCAAGATAGTGAGGTGCAAGAATATCTCAGCAAGCAAGAGGATGTCCGTCTTATGTACAACGATATCCTGCAATATCTACAACATTGGCTGCCCAAAATTGAAACCAGCAACCGAAGTTACTTTACCATTGCCATTGGCTGCACTGGAGGCCAACATCGCTCAGTATATATGACGGAGACTCTTGCTAAAGCCCTGCGCAATAGCTATCCAGACTTACAAGTTCGCCATCGCGAACTCCAGCGTTAA
- a CDS encoding PTS sugar transporter subunit IIA has protein sequence MILESILTPGRTECGVSVTSKKRLLEHIAAAISADNAEFDADELFNELLARERLGSTGLGHGVAIPHCRSNRCSSVTGMLLKLEQAIDFEAIDDEPVDLIFALIVPAEAHDEHLKVLSALATAFNETDYRNNLRTAEDANTLFKRSIVN, from the coding sequence ATGATACTTGAATCAATACTCACCCCCGGACGCACCGAATGCGGTGTGTCCGTCACCAGCAAAAAACGCTTACTCGAACACATAGCAGCAGCAATTTCTGCCGACAATGCTGAATTTGACGCCGATGAATTATTCAATGAATTACTCGCACGTGAGCGCCTTGGCAGCACAGGCCTAGGCCATGGCGTAGCCATACCACACTGCCGCAGCAACCGGTGTAGCAGTGTTACCGGGATGTTATTAAAACTAGAGCAGGCCATTGATTTTGAGGCAATTGACGACGAACCCGTTGATCTTATATTTGCGCTCATTGTCCCCGCAGAAGCACACGACGAACATTTAAAAGTCCTCAGTGCCCTCGCCACGGCCTTTAATGAAACAGATTACCGAAATAACTTGCGCACCGCAGAAGACGCCAACACTTTATTCAAGCGCTCAATAGTGAACTGA
- the hpf gene encoding ribosome hibernation-promoting factor, HPF/YfiA family, which translates to MQITVSGHHVDVTPALRDYVNNKLSKLQRHFDNITNTDVTLTVEKLVQKAEATVHVAGADLFATCESEDMYAAIDSLTDKLDRQLIKHKEKSLGR; encoded by the coding sequence ATGCAGATTACTGTAAGCGGTCATCACGTAGACGTTACACCCGCCCTCCGCGATTATGTCAACAATAAACTCTCAAAGCTTCAGCGACATTTTGATAACATTACCAATACCGACGTCACCCTTACTGTTGAGAAACTAGTACAAAAAGCCGAAGCAACCGTGCATGTCGCCGGTGCAGACTTATTTGCCACTTGTGAATCAGAGGACATGTATGCTGCAATTGACAGCCTGACGGACAAGCTTGATCGCCAGCTAATCAAACACAAAGAAAAATCGCTGGGCCGCTAA
- a CDS encoding RNA polymerase factor sigma-54, with the protein MKQSLQLKVGQSLTMTPQLQQAIRLLQLSTLDLQQEIQSALDSNPLLEISDEDGEIEVNTEPTSAEPKKPEKASESETEAPQPEADTEWAERSDIPEDLPVDSQWDDVFQTSGTGSGSSSSAEDSDYNNDYRHTSDDSLQDHLRWQLNLSRLSELDQMIAAAIIDAIDEKGRLTVGPEELVDGFDNEAIEIEEVNAVLHLIQQFDPPGVGGRDLQECLLIQLRQLPRNTPYAEEACLVVSQYMAQLGNRDYSQIMRRCRLKEEQLRDILKLIQSLDPTPGSAVGHDDTEYVVPDVFVSKKEGRWLVELNPDIAPKIQINAQYASMARQSSNSSDNDYIRDNLQEARWFIKSLISRNETLMKVATKIVEYQRGFLEYGEEAMKPLVLHDIAEAVGMHESTISRVTTQKFMHTPRGIFELKFFFSSHVSTDTGGECSSTAIRALIKKLVATENPRKPLSDSKITDLLAEQGIQVARRTIAKYRESLVIPPSNERKRLV; encoded by the coding sequence ATGAAACAATCGCTACAGCTCAAAGTCGGCCAAAGCCTGACAATGACCCCCCAGCTGCAACAGGCGATTCGCTTATTACAACTGTCCACACTAGATTTACAACAAGAAATACAATCTGCGTTAGACTCAAACCCACTGCTTGAAATTAGCGACGAAGATGGTGAGATCGAGGTTAATACTGAGCCAACCTCTGCTGAGCCAAAAAAGCCTGAAAAAGCATCTGAAAGTGAAACCGAAGCCCCCCAACCTGAAGCTGACACAGAATGGGCGGAGCGCAGTGATATTCCTGAAGATTTACCGGTAGACAGCCAGTGGGACGACGTATTTCAAACCAGTGGCACGGGTTCTGGCAGTAGCTCCTCAGCAGAAGATAGTGATTACAACAACGATTACCGCCACACGAGTGACGATTCACTGCAAGATCATCTTCGCTGGCAACTCAACCTCAGTCGCCTATCTGAGCTTGACCAAATGATAGCCGCCGCCATTATAGACGCCATCGACGAAAAAGGACGCCTAACCGTCGGCCCAGAGGAACTGGTAGACGGCTTTGATAATGAAGCCATAGAAATCGAAGAAGTTAATGCGGTTTTGCACCTCATCCAACAATTTGATCCCCCTGGAGTAGGCGGTAGAGACTTACAGGAATGCCTGCTTATCCAGCTTAGGCAACTACCACGCAACACTCCGTACGCTGAAGAAGCGTGTCTTGTCGTTAGCCAATACATGGCGCAACTTGGCAATCGGGATTACAGTCAAATTATGCGTCGCTGCCGCTTAAAAGAAGAGCAATTGCGCGACATTTTAAAACTAATTCAATCATTAGACCCAACGCCGGGAAGTGCAGTTGGTCACGACGACACCGAGTACGTAGTACCGGATGTGTTCGTCAGCAAAAAAGAGGGCCGATGGCTGGTTGAGTTAAATCCAGATATAGCACCAAAAATACAGATTAACGCTCAATACGCCTCTATGGCGCGCCAAAGCAGCAATAGTAGCGACAACGATTACATTCGCGACAATCTCCAAGAAGCGCGTTGGTTCATCAAAAGCTTAATAAGTCGCAATGAAACCCTGATGAAAGTGGCAACTAAAATTGTTGAATATCAACGCGGCTTTTTAGAGTACGGCGAAGAAGCCATGAAGCCCTTGGTACTCCATGATATTGCCGAAGCAGTGGGTATGCATGAATCCACCATTTCACGTGTCACCACACAAAAATTTATGCACACGCCACGCGGTATATTTGAACTCAAATTCTTTTTCTCTAGCCATGTTTCTACCGATACCGGTGGCGAATGTTCAAGCACGGCTATACGAGCATTAATTAAAAAATTAGTTGCGACGGAAAATCCACGAAAACCCCTAAGCGACAGTAAAATAACAGACTTACTGGCCGAACAAGGCATTCAAGTAGCCCGTCGCACCATTGCCAAATATAGAGAATCACTAGTCATTCCGCCCTCAAACGAGCGGAAAAGACTAGTATAA
- the lptB gene encoding LPS export ABC transporter ATP-binding protein, with amino-acid sequence MPVLQAKNLAKAYKRREIIKDVSLTIRSGEIVGLLGPNGAGKTTCFYMIVGIVNADRGSIQLDDRDLTKLSIQGRAKHGVGYLPQEASIFRKLTVADNIMAILETRRDLNRSQRKDKLEALLQEFHITHIRKSQGMALSGGERRRVEIARALATEPSFILLDEPFAGVDPISVNDIQNIVRHLQSRGIGVLITDHNVRETLDICDKAYIVGEGRIVAEGNAETVLNNQIVKDIYLGDKFTL; translated from the coding sequence ATGCCCGTTTTACAAGCCAAAAATCTCGCCAAGGCCTATAAACGGCGTGAAATAATCAAAGACGTGTCGCTCACTATTAGGAGCGGCGAAATAGTCGGCCTGCTTGGTCCAAATGGGGCAGGAAAAACCACGTGCTTTTACATGATCGTCGGTATTGTCAATGCAGATCGCGGCAGTATTCAACTGGATGATAGAGATTTAACCAAACTGTCTATACAAGGACGCGCCAAGCACGGAGTGGGTTACTTACCTCAAGAAGCGTCTATTTTCCGCAAACTCACCGTCGCAGATAATATTATGGCGATCCTTGAAACTCGCCGAGACCTAAATCGGAGTCAACGCAAAGATAAACTAGAAGCCCTACTGCAAGAATTCCATATTACCCACATTCGTAAATCTCAAGGTATGGCATTATCAGGTGGGGAGCGACGTCGGGTTGAAATAGCACGCGCCTTGGCAACAGAACCCAGCTTTATCTTGTTGGATGAACCCTTCGCCGGCGTTGACCCCATTTCCGTTAACGACATCCAAAACATTGTTCGACACTTACAATCAAGAGGCATAGGCGTCTTAATCACCGATCACAACGTACGTGAAACTTTAGATATTTGCGATAAAGCCTATATTGTTGGCGAAGGGCGCATTGTCGCTGAAGGTAATGCCGAAACCGTGCTCAATAACCAAATTGTCAAAGACATCTACCTCGGTGACAAATTTACATTATAA